A genomic stretch from Candidatus Methanomassiliicoccus intestinalis Issoire-Mx1 includes:
- a CDS encoding FAD-dependent oxidoreductase, producing MYEVGIIGGGAAGLAAALELSRRRISSAVIDSGRHIGGLSRDLCCKANPVCQRCDACSPVDIRREVRKSPFVTLLSDSEVINVRGIPGSYVLSVQSSSGLSEIEVKAVIIAIGSPTFDAAIDARYRYSDCADVLTSRDLETMMISNDIHMPSTGKAPSSLAVIQCVGSRDAKHGAPYCSKVCCKYSLKLVKRIRKELPGIEVTFFYRDWRPSDRGYDKLAEYGREDGVHVVRSRPAEVIADSRPLVRYATVEDEVREDPFDIVVLAVGLQPPPNSQKFAASLGLQCNQYGFFIKKGEGAYAAGCCTGPKDIRESVEEGIAAAGKAAAFLEGLH from the coding sequence ATGTACGAAGTCGGAATCATCGGGGGAGGAGCTGCCGGGCTTGCCGCAGCTCTCGAGCTTTCCAGGAGGAGAATATCCTCTGCAGTGATAGATTCCGGCAGGCACATAGGCGGTTTGTCAAGAGATTTGTGCTGCAAAGCCAATCCAGTCTGCCAGAGATGTGATGCCTGTTCTCCTGTGGATATCAGAAGAGAGGTGAGGAAGTCCCCGTTTGTTACACTGCTCTCTGATTCAGAAGTAATTAATGTCCGCGGTATTCCCGGCAGCTATGTTCTTTCAGTCCAGTCTTCCTCAGGTCTTTCTGAGATTGAGGTGAAAGCAGTTATCATTGCTATCGGCTCGCCGACTTTCGACGCTGCCATAGATGCGAGGTATCGTTACTCGGACTGCGCTGACGTTCTTACCTCCCGAGACTTAGAGACGATGATGATCTCTAATGACATACACATGCCTTCGACCGGTAAAGCCCCCTCAAGCCTGGCTGTTATTCAGTGCGTAGGTTCCAGAGACGCCAAGCACGGTGCTCCCTATTGTTCCAAAGTATGCTGCAAATACTCTCTCAAACTGGTGAAACGAATCAGAAAAGAACTGCCCGGTATCGAGGTTACATTCTTCTACCGGGACTGGAGGCCTTCTGACAGAGGTTATGACAAGCTTGCCGAGTACGGCAGGGAAGACGGCGTGCATGTGGTAAGAAGCAGGCCGGCGGAAGTCATAGCAGACAGCAGGCCGCTGGTAAGATATGCCACAGTCGAAGACGAAGTCCGCGAGGATCCCTTTGACATTGTTGTGCTGGCAGTAGGACTGCAGCCTCCGCCGAACTCGCAGAAGTTTGCTGCTTCTCTCGGACTGCAGTGCAATCAGTACGGCTTCTTCATCAAGAAGGGCGAGGGAGCTTACGCTGCCGGCTGCTGCACCGGTCCCAAGGACATCAGGGAAAGCGTGGAAGAAGGCATCGCCGCCGCCGGCAAGGCCGCTGCATTTCTGGAGGGGCTTCATTGA
- a CDS encoding formate--tetrahydrofolate ligase — MKTDVEIASEACMEPIQAAASKLGFTPDDLHLYGKYAAKIPLDVLKRFDSRPNGKLVLVTAITATKAGEGKTVTSIGLIEALGRLGVKVAGGLREPSMGPVFGIKGGATGGGYAQVYPMWDINLHFTGDIHAASAAHNLLSAMVENHLAKGNELQIDPTRVTWKKTMDTNCRELRNIVVGLGGKSTGGIPRESGFIITSASEISAILALANSVSDLRKRLGEIVVAYDIRGKPVTAEQIGCVGAMMLILKDAINPNLVQTLEGDPVYIHGFPFANIAHGNSSVISTKYGLKTADVLVTEGGFAADLGAEKFFDIVCRQAGFRPDCAVVVASVRAIKLHDALGEESLERGFANLDKHVENIKKFGVPPVVAINRFSIDTDEEIEAVRKHCGELGVPCAISEVFAKGGEGGNELAQAVMKVLEEGKADFHTLYEDSLTIKEKIHKVATEIYGASGVRYVGTAERDIKSIEQSGKGNLPVCVAKTQLSISDNPALKGAPTGWELEVREVALSAGAGFIVPICGTIMLIPGLPTDPAAKHIDYTDDGKIIGLS, encoded by the coding sequence ATGAAGACTGATGTTGAAATTGCAAGCGAAGCATGCATGGAACCGATACAGGCTGCGGCTTCTAAACTTGGTTTTACACCTGACGATCTGCATCTTTACGGCAAATACGCCGCCAAAATTCCTCTGGATGTTCTCAAGCGCTTTGACAGCAGGCCAAACGGCAAGCTGGTTCTGGTTACTGCCATCACCGCTACCAAAGCAGGAGAGGGAAAAACAGTCACATCCATCGGCCTGATTGAAGCGCTGGGACGTTTGGGCGTCAAAGTGGCCGGAGGCCTCCGGGAACCTTCCATGGGGCCGGTGTTTGGCATTAAAGGGGGAGCCACCGGAGGCGGTTATGCGCAGGTCTATCCGATGTGGGACATCAACCTGCATTTCACCGGCGACATTCATGCAGCTTCAGCAGCCCACAATCTTCTTTCAGCAATGGTTGAGAATCATCTTGCCAAGGGCAACGAGCTGCAGATCGATCCTACGAGAGTTACATGGAAGAAGACCATGGATACAAACTGCAGGGAACTCAGGAACATTGTTGTCGGCCTGGGAGGAAAGAGCACCGGCGGCATCCCGCGGGAAAGCGGTTTCATCATTACATCAGCGTCTGAGATCAGCGCCATCCTTGCTTTGGCAAATTCAGTATCCGACTTGAGAAAGAGATTGGGTGAGATAGTCGTAGCTTACGACATACGCGGCAAGCCTGTAACTGCAGAACAGATCGGCTGCGTCGGTGCTATGATGCTGATTCTCAAAGATGCCATCAATCCCAACTTAGTTCAGACTTTAGAGGGGGACCCGGTATACATTCATGGATTTCCCTTTGCCAACATTGCTCACGGCAACAGCAGCGTCATTTCGACAAAGTACGGATTGAAGACTGCAGATGTTCTGGTGACTGAAGGAGGCTTCGCCGCTGATCTGGGAGCTGAGAAATTCTTTGATATTGTGTGCAGACAGGCCGGCTTCCGCCCCGACTGCGCGGTCGTTGTAGCTTCAGTCAGAGCAATCAAGCTGCACGATGCCTTGGGAGAAGAGTCACTGGAACGCGGCTTTGCCAATCTGGATAAGCATGTTGAGAACATCAAGAAGTTCGGCGTGCCTCCTGTGGTCGCCATCAACCGCTTTTCCATTGATACGGATGAAGAGATCGAGGCAGTAAGAAAGCACTGCGGAGAACTGGGAGTGCCCTGCGCCATTTCCGAAGTCTTTGCCAAGGGAGGCGAAGGAGGAAACGAGCTGGCACAGGCAGTGATGAAGGTTCTTGAGGAAGGAAAAGCAGACTTCCACACTCTTTATGAAGACTCGCTGACAATCAAAGAAAAGATCCACAAGGTCGCTACAGAAATCTACGGAGCTTCCGGAGTCAGGTATGTGGGGACTGCTGAAAGAGACATAAAATCGATAGAGCAGTCAGGCAAAGGAAATCTGCCGGTCTGCGTTGCTAAGACTCAGCTGTCCATTTCAGACAATCCAGCGCTCAAAGGAGCCCCGACAGGCTGGGAACTGGAAGTGAGAGAAGTCGCTTTGTCTGCAGGAGCAGGGTTCATCGTCCCCATATGCGGAACGATCATGCTGATCCCCGGTCTGCCTACCGATCCGGCTGCTAAACACATCGATTACACGGACGATGGAAAAATCATCGGCTTGAGCTGA
- a CDS encoding ATP-binding protein, translated as MIARDEYLQKLIDLRDTDLIKVVTGIRRCGKSTLFKLYQDYLKSNGVSNEQIISINFEDLAYEELLNYRSIYDHVKSRLISEKMNYVFLDEIQAVDQFQKAADSLYIQDNVDLYITGSNASLLSGDLATLLSGRYVEIAMMPLSFKEYVSAQTDKSSISELYSKYRKNSSFPGAIEISSHGKLREYLSGIYNTIVLKDIVARYNIQDVSMLDSIIRFMFDNIGNVCSSRKIAGALASSGRKVSANTVERYLSAMTSSYILYQARRYDLKGKQYLASGEKYYVADIGLRNYLLGDKAADLGHILENIVFLELLRRGNDVYIGKVGNSEVDFIAVGEEGTVYYQVAATVREESTLNRELASLNMIQDHNPKYLLTLDDDPPMFHNGIRQINALDWLLSRPQD; from the coding sequence ATGATTGCCAGAGACGAGTATCTGCAGAAGCTCATAGACCTTCGCGATACTGATTTGATCAAAGTCGTAACGGGAATCCGCCGCTGCGGGAAATCTACACTGTTCAAACTGTATCAGGATTACCTGAAATCAAACGGAGTTTCCAACGAGCAAATCATCTCTATAAACTTTGAGGATCTGGCATACGAAGAGCTGCTGAATTACCGCAGTATTTACGATCATGTCAAAAGCCGTCTGATCTCTGAAAAAATGAACTATGTTTTTTTAGATGAAATACAGGCTGTAGATCAGTTTCAGAAAGCAGCCGACAGCTTGTATATCCAAGACAATGTTGATCTTTACATCACTGGTTCCAACGCATCGCTTCTTTCAGGAGATTTAGCAACTCTGCTTTCTGGCAGATATGTAGAAATCGCAATGATGCCCTTGTCGTTCAAAGAGTATGTTTCTGCGCAGACTGACAAGTCAAGCATTTCAGAATTGTATTCAAAATATCGCAAAAACAGTTCTTTTCCTGGTGCGATAGAAATCTCCAGCCACGGCAAACTGCGGGAATATCTTTCAGGAATATACAATACTATAGTGCTGAAAGATATTGTCGCGAGATACAATATTCAAGACGTATCAATGCTGGACAGCATCATCCGCTTTATGTTTGACAACATTGGGAATGTCTGCTCATCAAGAAAGATCGCGGGAGCTCTGGCTTCCAGCGGAAGAAAGGTCTCTGCCAATACTGTGGAGCGCTACCTTTCGGCTATGACTAGCAGTTATATCCTTTATCAAGCAAGACGTTATGATCTCAAAGGAAAACAGTATCTGGCGTCAGGCGAGAAGTACTATGTGGCAGACATCGGCCTGCGGAACTATCTTCTCGGTGACAAGGCTGCAGATTTGGGCCACATCCTTGAAAATATTGTTTTTCTTGAGCTTCTGCGCCGCGGAAATGATGTATATATCGGCAAAGTAGGCAATTCAGAAGTGGATTTCATTGCTGTCGGCGAGGAAGGCACAGTATATTATCAGGTAGCAGCAACAGTCCGGGAAGAATCAACACTGAATCGAGAGCTGGCGTCTCTGAATATGATTCAGGATCACAATCCTAAGTATCTGCTCACACTTGATGATGACCCGCCGATGTTTCATAACGGCATCAGGCAGATAAACGCCCTTGACTGGCTGTTGTCCCGTCCGCAGGATTGA
- a CDS encoding DUF6434 domain-containing protein encodes MNEKPALDRNLDEEIFRSYYFLKEELVAFCRANGLPASGSKMELTERIADYLTTGEIKPAEKAKKTKTGVVQISEESLIEPDFVCSEKHRAFFKERIGNSFSFNVQFQKWLKVNTGKTYAEAIAAYHEILAEKKKGPAEIGRQFEYNSYIHAFFEDNPDKTLQQAIQCWNYKKSMSGSNSYERSDLSAL; translated from the coding sequence ATGAATGAAAAGCCAGCTCTTGACAGGAATCTTGACGAAGAGATTTTTCGAAGCTATTATTTTCTGAAAGAAGAACTGGTGGCATTCTGCAGAGCAAACGGACTTCCTGCATCAGGCAGCAAAATGGAACTTACAGAACGCATCGCAGATTATCTGACAACTGGTGAAATAAAGCCAGCAGAAAAAGCAAAGAAGACAAAGACTGGAGTCGTGCAGATTTCAGAAGAATCGCTGATTGAGCCTGATTTTGTATGCTCTGAAAAACACAGGGCATTTTTCAAAGAAAGAATCGGAAACAGCTTCTCTTTTAACGTTCAATTTCAAAAATGGCTGAAGGTAAATACAGGAAAGACGTATGCTGAAGCGATAGCGGCGTATCATGAAATTCTTGCAGAAAAGAAGAAAGGACCGGCTGAGATAGGCAGGCAGTTTGAGTACAATTCTTACATCCATGCATTTTTTGAAGACAATCCTGACAAAACCTTACAGCAGGCGATTCAATGCTGGAATTATAAGAAATCAATGTCTGGCAGCAATTCATACGAGCGGTCTGACCTGTCTGCACTTTAG
- a CDS encoding methyltetrahydrofolate--corrinoid/iron-sulfur protein methyltransferase, producing MFIISERINGQFISVGKAIDNRDSKFIQELALKQVDSGAQALDVNVGPGRDNGPEDMTWLVSTVQEVTEVPLCIDAFGPKTMEAGVKACNNPIIMNSTNADPARMEKYFPICREYNADIICLCMDEKGIPNSADARAEMAMLMMATAMEYEIMPDRLFLDPLVMPVCAAQDQCAKVIQAVSMFQSLNEPAPRTVVGLSNVSNGAKNRSLINTTYLAMLMGAGLSSAIMDPEDKELMDALKAGEILLNRSLYCDDFLRA from the coding sequence ATGTTCATAATCAGTGAAAGGATCAACGGGCAGTTCATTTCAGTAGGAAAAGCGATAGATAACAGAGATTCAAAATTCATTCAGGAACTCGCTTTGAAGCAGGTAGACAGCGGCGCCCAGGCTTTGGATGTCAACGTAGGACCGGGAAGAGACAACGGCCCGGAAGACATGACCTGGCTGGTTTCAACTGTTCAGGAAGTGACGGAGGTCCCGCTGTGCATTGACGCTTTTGGACCCAAAACCATGGAAGCAGGAGTCAAAGCATGCAACAACCCGATCATAATGAATTCAACCAATGCAGACCCGGCGCGCATGGAGAAGTATTTCCCCATCTGCAGGGAATACAATGCAGACATCATATGCCTCTGCATGGACGAAAAGGGAATTCCCAACTCCGCCGATGCCAGAGCTGAAATGGCCATGCTGATGATGGCTACTGCAATGGAATATGAAATCATGCCGGACCGCCTGTTTCTGGATCCTCTTGTAATGCCGGTCTGCGCGGCCCAGGATCAGTGCGCTAAGGTCATTCAGGCAGTAAGCATGTTCCAGTCGCTCAATGAACCTGCACCGAGGACTGTAGTGGGTCTGAGCAACGTTTCCAACGGAGCCAAGAACCGCAGTCTCATAAACACCACATATCTGGCAATGCTCATGGGCGCCGGACTGTCCTCAGCAATCATGGATCCTGAAGACAAGGAGCTGATGGATGCCCTCAAAGCCGGGGAGATCCTGCTCAACAGATCGCTCTACTGCGATGATTTCCTGAGAGCTTAA
- a CDS encoding PH domain-containing protein, with amino-acid sequence MAENYVNEKIGANYMRGKEAVGGWINFDENGLTFKSHAVNIQTGETRIEYAAIQDIKKRNTLGIVPNGISVYTNDGFEHKFVIHDREQVIKFLKSRITQ; translated from the coding sequence ATGGCTGAGAATTATGTCAATGAGAAAATCGGTGCTAACTATATGCGTGGAAAAGAAGCAGTAGGCGGCTGGATCAATTTTGACGAGAACGGTCTTACATTCAAATCGCATGCTGTTAACATACAAACAGGAGAAACGCGCATTGAGTATGCTGCCATCCAAGATATAAAGAAAAGAAATACGCTGGGCATTGTGCCGAACGGAATTTCAGTTTATACTAATGACGGTTTTGAACATAAGTTCGTCATTCATGACAGGGAACAGGTAATAAAGTTTCTAAAGAGCAGAATAACTCAGTGA
- a CDS encoding acetate uptake transporter has protein sequence MPTRVLANPAPLGLLGFGMTTVLLSFHNLGMFPMDMTILALGVFYGGLAQLIAGVMEYKNENTFGATAFTSYGFFWMAFVLVVLNPFGEADTTAGGMFFLLWGILTLFLFIGTLRSDMSMKIIFGTLTALFFIIAAGNFTGSEIIPIMSGALGIICGGSAMYRAFGEVINEQYQREVLPL, from the coding sequence ATGCCGACCAGAGTCCTTGCAAATCCTGCGCCCCTGGGGCTTCTAGGTTTTGGAATGACAACTGTACTGCTGTCATTTCACAATCTGGGAATGTTTCCCATGGATATGACAATCCTGGCACTGGGAGTTTTCTACGGCGGACTGGCACAGCTGATTGCAGGGGTTATGGAATACAAGAATGAGAACACTTTTGGAGCTACTGCCTTCACATCATACGGATTTTTCTGGATGGCTTTCGTCCTCGTAGTTCTGAATCCGTTTGGTGAAGCAGATACCACAGCTGGAGGAATGTTCTTCCTGCTCTGGGGAATTCTTACGCTCTTCCTTTTCATAGGAACGCTGCGCTCCGATATGTCTATGAAGATAATCTTCGGAACACTGACCGCATTATTCTTCATCATTGCAGCAGGGAACTTCACTGGAAGCGAGATTATTCCGATAATGTCAGGCGCCCTGGGAATAATCTGCGGAGGCTCTGCGATGTACAGGGCATTCGGAGAAGTCATCAACGAACAATATCAAAGAGAGGTCTTACCTCTCTAA
- a CDS encoding methylenetetrahydrofolate reductase gives MSHLKDVLESGKFAVTAEISPPKSASCETIRKKAAMLKDCVDAVNLTDNQTAIVRISSFASSLACLQEGVEPILQMTCRDRNRIAMQSDVLGASAFGIHNVMCLSGDHQSFGNQKEAKNVYDVDSIQQLMIFNKMRCEGRVWGGDELKEKPELFLGAAANPFADPFEFRVQRLAKKITAGADFIQTQAVFDVERFRNFMSSVCDRGLDKKVHILAGVMPLKSYNMAEHMKNNVSGISLPDEMVSRMKSAADPKEEGLAICHETIEEIKKIKGVHGVHIMAISWESVVPRIIEDAELRN, from the coding sequence ATGAGTCATTTGAAGGATGTTCTTGAGTCAGGAAAGTTCGCCGTGACTGCTGAGATAAGCCCGCCTAAATCTGCTTCGTGTGAAACAATCCGAAAGAAAGCGGCTATGCTCAAAGACTGCGTTGATGCCGTCAACCTTACTGACAATCAGACCGCTATCGTAAGAATCTCCAGTTTCGCTTCTTCTCTGGCCTGTCTGCAGGAGGGAGTCGAGCCGATACTGCAGATGACCTGCCGCGACAGAAACAGAATTGCCATGCAGTCTGACGTCCTCGGCGCATCTGCTTTCGGCATTCACAACGTGATGTGTCTGTCCGGCGACCATCAGAGTTTTGGTAATCAGAAGGAGGCTAAGAACGTCTATGACGTTGACTCAATTCAGCAGCTGATGATCTTCAACAAGATGCGCTGCGAAGGCCGGGTCTGGGGCGGAGATGAGCTTAAAGAGAAGCCTGAACTGTTTCTCGGTGCTGCCGCCAATCCCTTTGCTGATCCATTTGAATTCAGGGTGCAGAGGCTGGCTAAGAAAATCACTGCCGGTGCTGATTTTATTCAGACTCAGGCAGTGTTCGATGTTGAAAGGTTCAGAAATTTCATGTCATCCGTTTGTGACAGAGGTCTCGATAAAAAAGTGCATATCCTTGCCGGCGTGATGCCTCTGAAGTCTTACAACATGGCTGAACACATGAAGAATAATGTTTCCGGCATCAGCCTGCCTGATGAAATGGTCTCCAGAATGAAGTCTGCTGCCGACCCCAAGGAAGAGGGTCTAGCCATTTGTCATGAGACTATTGAAGAAATAAAGAAGATAAAGGGAGTGCACGGCGTGCACATTATGGCAATTTCCTGGGAATCAGTCGTTCCCAGAATAATCGAAGACGCTGAACTGAGAAATTAA
- a CDS encoding methylenetetrahydrofolate reductase C-terminal domain-containing protein, translated as MIIAERKPISEIISIIGNNKKILIAGCRSCASVCMAGGDREVSALSEALGLYSDLNSLGWEISEVSKERQCEKEWAKEIAEEASSANVILSLGCGVGVQFIQEVSSIPVFPGLNTSNMGGPEEQGIYLEKCGGCGDCTLHLTGGICPIARCSKSMLNGPCGGSQNGKCEINPDTECAWDAIYQNLKRLNRLETLSEIIPPKNWIPSRSGGPRKIVRKEMVLSEDEKKIKEGLE; from the coding sequence ATGATAATTGCTGAAAGAAAACCGATCTCCGAAATTATTTCAATAATAGGAAATAATAAAAAAATCCTGATTGCCGGCTGCCGTTCCTGTGCCTCTGTGTGTATGGCGGGAGGCGACAGGGAAGTCTCTGCCTTGTCGGAAGCTCTCGGTCTGTACTCAGACTTGAACTCTCTAGGCTGGGAGATCTCTGAAGTCTCTAAGGAAAGACAGTGTGAAAAAGAGTGGGCTAAAGAGATTGCTGAAGAAGCCTCCTCGGCGAATGTCATTCTGTCTCTGGGATGCGGGGTCGGAGTGCAGTTTATTCAGGAAGTCAGCAGCATTCCTGTTTTCCCTGGTCTGAACACTTCTAACATGGGCGGTCCGGAAGAACAGGGAATCTATCTTGAGAAATGCGGCGGCTGCGGAGACTGCACGCTTCACCTCACCGGCGGAATCTGTCCCATTGCCAGATGTTCGAAATCTATGCTTAACGGCCCCTGCGGCGGTTCTCAAAACGGGAAATGTGAGATTAATCCTGATACTGAATGCGCCTGGGATGCAATATATCAGAACCTCAAAAGGCTGAACCGTCTTGAAACACTTTCAGAAATAATTCCCCCTAAAAACTGGATTCCTTCCCGATCCGGCGGTCCGAGAAAGATTGTCCGCAAGGAGATGGTTTTAAGCGAAGATGAGAAGAAAATCAAGGAGGGGCTGGAATGA
- a CDS encoding 4Fe-4S binding protein: MILIAGGGKSSEIAAEEIIHQGEVPLRLVLPEETFSPLEGVETVKGRLLSFTGMQGDFLAEIETDSEVKKFNVGAAVIAVDETPKAADSNCITLSSVLENNSIVCSGTVVIMLDAKKPSRSSHIIAVEKAIEIKDNNPDCRIYIITPEVRTFGLDELEYCKAQKKGIIFIRAENIERSFGKMRVTDSPSGKVLDILPDLVITDEEQEVRNAAFWAKAFSINLYEDGHFRLGNVSRGPVTSMRNGIFLCGTASRALLPREMDTSARAAATRAVTAARNPLAVDSAEVDEEKCASCMTCVRVCLFHAPSINERGKSEICRDLCQACGLCVNLCPASAISLKGSGRLEIISAVDDVLRCLHE, translated from the coding sequence TTGATTCTTATCGCCGGAGGAGGAAAATCTTCAGAGATTGCTGCTGAAGAAATCATTCATCAGGGTGAGGTTCCTCTGCGCCTGGTGCTTCCTGAAGAGACCTTCTCGCCTCTAGAAGGTGTTGAGACTGTCAAGGGCAGGCTGCTCAGCTTCACAGGCATGCAGGGAGACTTTCTGGCTGAGATTGAGACTGATTCTGAAGTTAAAAAATTCAATGTCGGTGCTGCAGTCATTGCCGTCGACGAGACTCCCAAGGCTGCTGATTCCAACTGCATTACATTATCTTCAGTTTTAGAAAACAATTCAATAGTATGCAGCGGCACAGTTGTGATAATGCTTGATGCCAAGAAACCTTCCCGTTCATCGCACATCATTGCAGTTGAGAAGGCCATCGAGATAAAGGATAACAATCCAGACTGCAGAATTTATATAATCACTCCTGAAGTGAGGACATTCGGGCTTGATGAGCTGGAATACTGTAAAGCTCAGAAGAAAGGAATTATATTCATCAGGGCAGAGAATATTGAACGCTCTTTCGGTAAAATGAGAGTTACTGATTCTCCATCAGGAAAAGTGCTGGATATCCTTCCTGATCTAGTCATTACCGATGAAGAGCAGGAAGTGAGAAACGCCGCTTTCTGGGCGAAGGCGTTTTCCATCAATCTTTACGAGGACGGGCATTTCCGTCTGGGAAATGTGAGCAGAGGTCCTGTGACTTCAATGAGAAACGGTATCTTTTTATGCGGCACCGCCTCGCGTGCTCTGCTGCCGAGGGAAATGGACACTTCTGCCAGAGCCGCTGCCACCAGAGCTGTTACTGCCGCCCGCAATCCTCTTGCGGTTGATTCTGCAGAAGTTGACGAGGAGAAATGCGCGTCCTGCATGACATGCGTCAGAGTGTGCCTGTTTCATGCTCCCTCCATTAATGAAAGAGGAAAGTCTGAAATCTGCAGAGATCTCTGCCAGGCCTGCGGATTATGTGTAAATCTCTGCCCTGCTTCTGCTATCTCCTTAAAGGGTTCTGGAAGATTGGAAATCATTAGCGCTGTCGATGATGTCCTGAGGTGTTTGCATGAATGA
- a CDS encoding hydrogenase iron-sulfur subunit, translating to MKETVESADLPDSAVLALPCLGRIDEAVILRAFRKGADAVIIAGCVEGNCKYNSGNYQARRCVNEVRDILTEIGISGERLEILNLAPNQAVDLVNLFENMKEVVMRLGHPDILGAER from the coding sequence ATGAAAGAAACAGTTGAGAGTGCAGACCTGCCAGATTCTGCAGTTTTAGCGCTTCCCTGTCTTGGAAGAATCGATGAGGCTGTCATTCTGCGCGCTTTCAGGAAGGGAGCAGATGCTGTGATTATTGCAGGCTGTGTTGAAGGCAACTGCAAATACAATTCTGGAAACTATCAGGCCAGGCGCTGCGTGAATGAAGTCCGTGACATACTTACAGAAATTGGAATCAGCGGTGAAAGGCTTGAAATTCTAAATCTGGCTCCTAATCAGGCAGTTGATTTAGTTAATTTATTTGAAAACATGAAAGAAGTAGTTATGAGACTGGGACATCCTGACATTCTGGGGGCTGAGAGATGA
- a CDS encoding polysaccharide deacetylase family protein: MALISFTVDVDRDVNQAVQGSPDAVCPGGCTRFSSSYEGLKIFIEVLNELGIKGTFFMEGKTAEVISADCDLRDLMKIHEIGCHGYNHEDLTGKDSGVILTNEEIKAAVERGINAVKEVFKKDPRGFRAPYLHYDDRIQAIISNLGFKYSSSTVKVDDECVCSENKILEIPVLKTRDSGGRWMQSYLWPLHEGKRSLADYKYLLLKEVPLLVLGDHSWHMVENYSGMFSKEKIKQNKEELRDILSYALDREFEFVTLEEYAERFSSSR, encoded by the coding sequence GTGGCTCTGATATCATTTACGGTAGATGTCGACAGGGATGTTAATCAAGCGGTGCAGGGAAGCCCGGACGCGGTCTGTCCTGGAGGCTGCACCCGTTTCAGTTCATCATATGAAGGCTTGAAGATATTTATCGAAGTTTTAAATGAGCTGGGAATCAAAGGCACGTTTTTCATGGAAGGAAAAACAGCTGAAGTCATCAGCGCAGACTGCGACCTGAGAGATTTGATGAAAATCCACGAGATAGGATGCCACGGCTATAACCATGAAGACTTAACAGGAAAAGACAGCGGGGTAATTCTCACCAATGAAGAGATAAAAGCAGCTGTAGAAAGAGGAATCAACGCAGTAAAAGAAGTCTTCAAAAAAGATCCGCGGGGATTCAGAGCTCCTTATCTTCACTACGATGACCGCATACAAGCAATAATTTCAAACTTAGGATTTAAATACAGCTCATCGACCGTGAAGGTTGATGACGAGTGTGTCTGCTCTGAAAACAAGATTCTGGAAATACCAGTGCTGAAAACCAGAGATTCAGGCGGCAGATGGATGCAGTCCTACCTGTGGCCGCTGCACGAAGGAAAACGCTCTCTGGCAGATTATAAGTACCTTTTATTGAAAGAAGTGCCGCTGCTGGTTCTCGGAGACCACTCATGGCATATGGTAGAGAATTACTCAGGAATGTTTTCAAAAGAGAAAATAAAACAAAATAAGGAAGAGCTGAGGGACATTCTGTCCTATGCTCTTGACAGGGAGTTTGAGTTCGTAACACTGGAAGAGTATGCGGAAAGATTCAGCTCAAGCCGATGA